The following proteins are co-located in the Cryptococcus neoformans var. grubii H99 chromosome 1, complete sequence genome:
- a CDS encoding large subunit acidic ribosomal protein P1: MSSELAATYAALILADEGIEITGDKIVTLTQAAKVEVEPIWATLLAKALDGKDIKDLLTNVGGGGAPAAGAAPAAGAAAGGAAEAAPAEEKKEEAKEESDDDMGFGLFD, translated from the exons ATG TCTTCTGAACTCGCTGCCACCTACGCCGCTCTTATCCTCGCCGACGAGGGTATCGAGATCACT GGCGACAAGATCGTCACTCTTACCCAGGCCGCCAaggttgaggttgagcCTATCTGGGCTACCCTCCTCGCCAAGGCTCTCGACGGCAAGGACATCAAGGACCTCCTCACCAACgtcggcggtggtggtgccCCCGCTGCCGGTGCTGCCCctgctgctggtgctgCCGCCGGTGGTGCCGCTGAGGCTGCCCCtgctgaggagaagaaggaggaggctaAGGAGGAGTCTGACGACGACATG GGCTTCGGTCTCTTCGACTAA
- a CDS encoding large subunit ribosomal protein L7e, translated as MAPSTTVPTAEQIAVPETLLKKRRTNEASREAKLAAAAEARKAQKAKRKVIFKRADEYVKEYLNAEKEEIRLKREARKTGDFYVPAQPKVYFVVRLKGISKIAPKPKKILQLLRLLQINNGVFIRVTKATQQMLNLVNPYVTYGEVNLKAIRELVYKRGYAKVDGQRIPITDNAIIEKQLGKYGIICLEDLVHEIATCGPNFKQATSSLWPFKLSNPTGGWRPRKFIGYVEGGDAGNREKAMSKLVHQMV; from the exons ATGGCTCCTTCTACCAC CGTGCCTACCGCCGAG CAAATCGCCGTCCCTGAGACCTTGCTCAAGAAGAGGCGCACCAACGAGGCCAGCCGAGAGGCCAAGTTggctgctgccgctgagGCTAGGAAG GCTCAGAAGGCCAAGAGAAAGGTCATTTTCAAGAGGGCCGACGAGTATGTCAAGGAGTACCTCAACgccgagaaggaggagatccGACTCAAGCGTGAGGCGAGGAAGACTGGTGACTTCTACGTCCCTGCTCAGCCCAAGGTCTACTTCGTCGTCCGACTTAAGGG TATCTCCAAGATTGCCcccaagcccaagaagATCCTCCAGCTTCTCCGACTCCTTCAGATCAACAACGGTGTCTTCATTCGTGTCACCAAGGCTACCCAGCAAATGCTTAACCTTGTCAACCCTTACGTCACCTACGGTGAGGTTAACCTCAAGGCTATCCGAGAGCTTGTCTACAAGCGAGGCTACGCCAAGGTTGACGGCCAGCGAATCCCCATCACCGACAACGCCATCATTGAGAAGCAGCTCGGCAAGTACGGTATCATCT GTCTTGAGGACCTCGTCCACGAGATTGCCACTTGCGGTCCCAACTTCAAGCAGGccacttcctctctctGGCCCTTCAAGCTCTCCAACCCCACCGGTGGCTGGAGGCCCAGGAAGTTCATCGGCTACGTTGAGGGTGGTGACGCTGGTAACAGGGAGAAGGCCATGTCCAAGCTCGTTCACCAGATGGTTTAA
- a CDS encoding TFIIH basal transcription factor complex TTD-A subunit produces the protein MSADSYNVKITSGVLVTCDSAAKQILLHLDSMRDGPSKFVIRDVDENRVMIKKEYVEMIKDELQTELEKNTYIQDPDI, from the exons ATGAGCGCAGACAGCTACAACGTCAAGATCACCTCGGGCGTCCTCGTCACCTG CGACTCCGCCGCAAAGCAGATCTTGTTGCATTTGGATTCCATGCGGGATGGTCCCAGCAAGTTTGTCATTCGTGACG TTGACGAGAACCGTGTGATGATCAAAAAGGAATACGTCGAAATGATCAAAGACGAGCTTCAAACCGAG TTGGAGAAAAATACGTATATTCAAGACCCTGACATATGA
- a CDS encoding histone deacetylase HOS3, with the protein MSSSPRPLGLFVQPACLQHRYIRHANASHIFERPERLRAVLLGVAAAVARLELAAHNPPPQDDLSRLLSSLSLAAPAQPTAHLHLVHSPPLPPAPGSILLHHPAVQLAHSPVPEAPFPYIGPGSAGPSGVSFPSSDYLRDLVKWASEAADRIKQTGCEIPEGLGLNPGDLYLGPGSIIAIEGAIQTVCQAVDHVVQKTKPVHVKEEPSTPPIEGPADALFTKAFCAIRPPGHHCGEDAPSGFCYVNNVVIGALHGYLQHDIDRAIIIDFDLHHGNGTQALVMPLNAASYADDIQVKAGKPPVIGQGGKRRRGWKAFYGSVHDIYSYPCEDGDLDLIRDASISLAAHGQYIENIHLKPYSSEADFYERIYPLYLALLDKARVFMEQTEADPGRTIVFISAGFDACEWEHQGMQRHDRRVPVSFYSRYTRDIAAFADKYTEGKVVSVLEGGYSDRALTSAAMGHIVGMRGSLPEGCDEWWTERELINLEKATKKKRGGKLAPLPAEFASQPHLSRTHSLLAHFEGITVPDAVVGSTATNTPTGTTRMTLRDRKKADESGGASVDSTPGYGGAKKGKGRPVAAAGGTPATSKLKTAASQHIDTATMDDAFGAQSSLEMGVSGEKEMGDWIEDAVKHMTKMSLGENASTPPVHESKSTSPSPPSIQTTPTTTALPKIILRIPARPTTTDTAERPEPFLPSQSDEPPLDAETQARTPPSETVTYNPAVTPTELLHHFSGGH; encoded by the exons atgtcctcctccccccgccccctcgGCCTCTTCGTGCAGCCCGCCTGTCTCCAGCACAGGTACATCCGCCACGCAAACGCCTCCCACATATTCGAGCGCCCAGAACGTCTCCGCGCCGTCCTCCTCGGCGTAGCTGCAGCCGTCGCCCGCCTCGAGCTCGCCGCACACAACCCCCCCCCGCAAGACGACCTCTCCcgcctcctctcctccctctccctcgccGCCCCCGCCCAGCCCACCgcccacctccacctcgtccACAGCCCGCCCCTGCCGCCCGCGCCAGGCAGTATCCTGCTGCACCATCCTGCAGTCCAGCTCGCCCACTCCCCCGTCCCCGAGGCGCCCTTTCCGTATATCGGGCCAGGGTCTGCAGGCCCTTCTGGCGTGAGTTTCCCGTCGTCCGACTATCTCAGGGATCTGGTCAAATGGGCCAGCGAGGCGGCGGATAGAATCAAGCAGACTGGGTGCGAGATACCAGAGGGGCTCGGACTGAACCCTGGAGATCTTTACCTTGGCCCTGGAAGCATCATTGCTATCGAGGGCGCT ATCCAGACAGTCTGCCAAGCGGTAGATCACGTAGTCCAGAAAACAAAACCGGTACATGTGAAGGAGGAGCCGTCAACGCCCCCTATAGAGGGTCCTGCAGATGCATTGTTCACGAAAGCGTTCTGTGCCATAAGACCACCGGGTCACCACTGTGGCGAAGATGCACCCTCTGG GTTTTGCTATGTCAACAACGTCGTCATTGGCGCTCTTCATG GCTACCTCCAACACGACATTGATCGCGCAATTATCATTGATTTCGATCTGCACCATGGGAACGGCACTCAAGCGCTCGTCATGCCTCTTAACGCAGCTTCTTATGCGGATGATATACAGGTCAAGGCTGGAAAGCCACCGGTCATTGGACaaggagggaaaaggagaagaggttggAAGGCATTCTATGGATCGGTGCATGACATT TACAGCTACCCTTGCGAG GATGGTGATCTTGATCTTATTCGAGATGCCTCGATCTCTCTAGCTGCTCATGGGCAGTACAT CGAAAACATTCATCTTAAACCTTACAGCTCGGAAGCCGATTTCTACGAGCGAATCTACCCTCTATATCTTGCACTCTTGGACAAGGCCAGAGTATTCATGGAACAGACTGAAGCCGACCCAGGGAGGACAATTGTTTTCATAAGCGCAGGATTCGATGCTTGTGAATGGGAACATCAAGGAATGCAGCGACATGATCGCCGAGTACCT GTTTCGTTTTATTCGAGGTATACGCGTGATATTGCGGCTTTTGCGGACAAGTACACGGAGGGTAAGGTTGTCTCCGTGTTGGAAGGCGGTTACAGCGATCGAGCTTTGACGAGCGCTGCCATGGGCCACATTGTGGGAATGAGAGGGTCATTGCCTGAAGGATGTGATGAGTGGTGGACAGAGAGGGAGTTGATCAAT TTGGAAAAGGCGActaaaaaaaagagaggaggtAAACTCGCGCCTCTTCCAGCAGAGTTTGCCTCCCAACCACATCTCTCTCGAACACACTCTCTCCTCGCCCATTTTGAAGGGATAACTGTGCCAGATGCCGTTGTTGGAAGCACAGCGACAAATACTCCCACGGGGACGACGAGAATGACCTTGCGCGATAGGAAAAAGGCTGATGAGTCTGGTGGGGCGAGCGTAGATAGCACACCTGGCTACGGCGGGGCgaaaaagggcaagggaaGGCCCGTCGCCGCTGCCGGGGGGACACCGGCAACATCGAAACTCAAGACCGCTGCCTCGCAGCATATCGATACAGCAACTATGGATGACGCGTTCGGTGCACAATCGTCTCTGGAAATGGGGGTAAGcggagagaaagaaatggGAGACTGGATTGAAGACGCTGTCAAACACATGACGAAAATGTCCCTGGGAGAGAATGCATCCACACCACCGGTACATGAATCCAAGTCCACGTCTCCGTCCCCGCCTTCCATACAGACTACTCCAACGACCACTGCACTACCCAAAATTATCCTTCGCATCCCCGCCCGCCCTACTACTACCGATACTGCCGAACGACCCGAGCCTTTTCTACCTTCACAATCCGACGAACCCCCTCTTGACGCCGAAACACAAGCTCGAACCCCACCTTCAGAGACTGTCACATACAATCCCGCTGTGACCCCTACCGAGCTTTTACATCACTTCTCCGGCGGTCACTAA
- a CDS encoding carboxymethylenebutenolidase: MLIKTSYRDVPTSANGKAGTIRIYLVEPSLPGYPKARFPGCVVFSEIYQVTGPVERFASNIASEGYIVALPSSFHEFEGPEPIPYDSEGTDRGNCYKVEKTVEAYDEDATLSIDLLVSLPNCTGRIASTGMCLGGHLALRCAFDPRVQATFCYFATDVHSATLGKGKSDDTLVKIRKGDLTGKGEVAMVFGKQDTHVDRDGRSLIRDTLDAANIPFTFLEVQAQHAFIRDESSKGRWDAALSRSLFGMMMELFNRRVARDLGEPSGDGGKIEHVC; this comes from the exons ATGTTGATCAAGACCTCCTACAGAGACGTACCAACCAGTGCTAATGGTAAAGCCGGTACCATCCGTATCTACCTGGTGGAGCCTAGCTTGCCCGGATATCCCAAGGCCAGATTCCCTGGAT GCGTGGTTTTCTCCGAGATCTATCAGGTGACGGGTCCTGTCGAGAG GTTCGCTAGCAACATTGCGAGTGAAGGATATATAGttgcccttccttcttcgttcCATGAATTCGAAGGCCCGGAACCCATTCCCTACGACTCTGAAGGCACCGATCGTGGAAACTGTTACAAG GTCGAAAAGACAGTTGAGGCGTATGACGAAGATGCTACTCTGTCGATTGATCTTCTagtctctcttcccaactGCACAGGGAGGATAGCTTCTACCGGGATGTGCCTCGGCGGGCACCTGGCCTTGCGC TGCGCGTTTGATCCCCGGGTACAAGCCACATTCTGCTACTTTGCAACCGA CGTGCACTCGGCTACTCTTGGTAAAGGCAAATCGGACGATACGCTTGTAAAGATTAGAAAAGGTGATTTGACAGGCAAGGGCGAGGTTGCCATGGTCTTTGGTAAACAA GATACCCACGTCGACCGCGATGGCCGTTCTCTGATTCGAGACACCCTGGATGCCGCCAACATCCCTTTTACTTTCCTCGAAGTGCAGGCCCAGCATGCGTTTATCCGTGACGAATCCTCCAAGGGTCGATGGGACGCCGCTTTAAGCCGTTCGCTATTTggcatgatgatggagcTGTTCAACAGACGTGTGGCTAGGGATCTTGGAGAACCTAGCGGTGATGGCGGTAAGATTGAACACGTTTGTTAG